The proteins below are encoded in one region of Bifidobacterium dentium JCM 1195 = DSM 20436:
- a CDS encoding amino acid permease → MSDVNAVNKPRETDDVPVPPTLRKSLKNRHIQLIALGGAIGTGLFYGSSESIGLAGPSILLAYLIGGLAIFLIVRALSEMAVEDPKAGAFSYYATRYWSKRAGFISGWNYWFNYVLVAMVELSVVGSFVNYWFPNIPKWVSAVVFLVAIAALNLMGVNKFGEFEFWFAIIKIVAVIAMILGGLYVIIANVPTASGIRASFANWFTIDGGFLPHGLMSRNADGTWTGLMMALVVVMFSFGGTELIGITAGETENPRTTIPRATNGIIWRILVFYIVALGVIMAVVPWSKIDGDSSPFVQIFDSVGVHAAAGILNFVCLTAVMSVYNSGLYANSRMLYSLARQGNAPAYLGKLSKRGVPVGGVITSAIIIAIAVVVVFVWPEFAFNYLMSIATIAAAINWTMIMITELKFRRVVAAGDGPAELKGLKGQEALDKIVFKLPLARVTPYVVIAFMALVVVLMCFSASYRIAVYAGIIWLIVLFAAYQLTQVRGGTAGDGIMA, encoded by the coding sequence ATGAGCGACGTCAATGCCGTGAATAAGCCGCGCGAAACCGACGACGTGCCGGTTCCGCCGACGCTACGCAAGTCACTGAAAAATCGTCACATCCAACTGATCGCATTGGGCGGTGCAATCGGCACCGGCCTATTCTACGGTTCCAGCGAATCCATCGGACTCGCCGGCCCGTCCATTCTGCTCGCCTACCTGATCGGCGGCCTCGCGATCTTCCTGATCGTGCGTGCGCTGAGCGAGATGGCGGTAGAAGATCCGAAAGCAGGCGCATTCAGCTACTACGCCACCCGCTACTGGTCGAAGCGCGCCGGATTCATCTCCGGCTGGAACTACTGGTTCAACTACGTACTCGTGGCCATGGTGGAACTTTCCGTAGTCGGTTCGTTCGTGAACTACTGGTTCCCAAACATCCCGAAATGGGTCTCGGCGGTCGTGTTCCTCGTGGCCATCGCCGCACTGAACCTGATGGGCGTAAACAAGTTCGGCGAATTCGAGTTCTGGTTCGCCATCATCAAAATCGTGGCCGTGATCGCCATGATCCTCGGCGGCCTGTACGTCATCATTGCGAACGTGCCGACCGCATCGGGCATCCGTGCATCATTCGCCAACTGGTTCACCATCGACGGTGGCTTCCTCCCGCACGGGTTGATGAGCCGTAACGCCGACGGCACTTGGACCGGCCTGATGATGGCGCTGGTCGTGGTGATGTTCAGTTTCGGCGGCACCGAGCTAATCGGCATCACCGCGGGCGAGACCGAGAATCCGCGCACCACCATCCCGAGGGCCACGAACGGCATCATCTGGCGAATCCTCGTGTTTTACATCGTGGCGCTCGGTGTGATCATGGCCGTGGTGCCGTGGAGCAAGATCGACGGCGACTCCAGCCCGTTCGTGCAGATCTTCGATTCCGTGGGCGTGCACGCGGCCGCCGGAATCCTCAACTTCGTATGCCTGACCGCCGTAATGAGCGTGTACAACTCAGGTCTGTACGCCAATTCCCGCATGCTCTACTCGCTGGCGAGGCAAGGCAACGCGCCGGCATATCTCGGCAAGCTCAGCAAACGTGGCGTGCCGGTCGGCGGCGTGATCACCTCCGCCATCATCATCGCCATCGCCGTGGTGGTGGTGTTCGTATGGCCGGAATTCGCATTCAACTATCTGATGTCGATCGCCACCATCGCGGCCGCCATCAACTGGACGATGATCATGATCACCGAGCTGAAGTTCCGCCGCGTAGTGGCTGCCGGCGACGGCCCGGCCGAACTCAAGGGTCTGAAGGGCCAGGAGGCGCTCGACAAGATCGTGTTCAAACTGCCGCTCGCCCGCGTGACACCGTATGTGGTAATTGCGTTCATGGCGCTGGTCGTGGTGCTGATGTGCTTCTCCGCCAGCTATCGCATCGCCGTGTACGCCGGCATCATCTGGCTGATCGTGCTGTTCGCCGCCTACCAGCTCACACAGGTGCGGGGTGGCACCGCCGGGGATGGAATCATGGCGTGA